The sequence AACCGCACCGAGTTCCGCACGATCGCCGGGTGCGCGCGCAGCTTCTGCGCCGTCGACGCCGAGCCGGTGAACGACACCAGGTCCTGCGCGGTGACGTGGTCGAGCAGGTCGCCGACGCTGCCGGCGACGAACTGCAGCGAACCCTCGGGCAGGATCCCCGACTCGACGATCAGCTCGACCAGCCGCGCGGTCAGGTACGCCGTCGAGCTGGCCGGCTTCACCAGGCTCGGGACGCCGGCGAGGAACGCGGGCGCGAACTTCTCCAGCGGGCCCCAGACAGGGAAGTTGAACGCGTTGATCTGCACCGCCACGCCCCGCAGCGGGGTCGCGATGTGCTGGGCGACGAACGTGCCCCCACGCGACAGCGGCTCGACGGCGCCCTCGACGTAGACGGTGTCGTTCGGCAGCTCGCGCTTGCCCTTCGAGCCGTAGCTGAACAGGACGCCGATGCCGCCGTCGATGTCGAACTTCGAGTCACCGAGCGTCGCGCCGGTGCACGCGGAGAGCGCGTACAGCTCCTCGCGGTGCTCGCGCAGGTGCGAAGCCAGTGCCTTCAGCAGGGCCGCGCGCTGGTGGAACGTCAGTTCGCGCAGGGCCGGGCCGCCCACGCGGCGGCCGTACTCCAGCGCGCCCGCGAAGTCGACACCCTTCGACGAGATCCGGGCGACCTCCTCGCCCGTGGCCGCGTCGTGCAGCGGGACGCCCTCGTCCGCCGCTGTGTGCCAGCTCCCGGAGACGTAGCTGCGCAGCAGTGCCATCAGGTCCCGACCTCCACCGAATTACCTACCGGACGTTCAGTTATTTGCATGGTAGCCGCCGTACTCGGAGATCGGAAGGGGCGACGCTTGACACGGCCCCGGCCACTGCCTTTACTGAGCGAAACCGCGAGGTGACCGTCCATTCGGTCAGTCGGATCGGAGGGTCGATGACCAACGCCGCGCACACCATGTTCGCCGCCGACGAGGCGTCGCGCGCGCTGGGCATCGAACTCGTCGAAGCGGGCGACGGCCGGGCCGTGGCGACCATGACGATCACGCGCGAAATGGTCAACGGCCACGACATCGCCCACGGCGGGTACGTCTTCCTGCTCGCCGACACCGCGTTCGCCTGCGCCTGCAACACCCACGGCCCGGTGACGGTCGCCGCGGGCGCCGAAATCTCCTTCGTCGCGGCCGGCCGGCTCGGCGACCACCTGGTCGCCACGGCCACCGAGCGCACCCGCTACGGCCGCAACGGCATCTACGACGTCACCGTGCACCGGGAGACCCCCGCGGGGCCCGAGGTCGTCGCCGAATTCCGCGGCCGCAGCCGCACCATCTCCGCGAAACGGGACTGAGCATGATCGAGACGGACATCGGCGCGGACGAGCTGGCCGCCCGGCAGCTGGAGCGGCTGCAGTGGACGCTCCGGCACGCCTACGCGAACGTGCCCGCGTACACGCGGAAGTTCGACGAGGCCGGCGTCCACCCCGACGACTGCAAGGAGCTCGCCGACCTGGCGAAGTTCCCGTTCACCACCAAGCAGGACCTGCGCGAGAACTACCCGTTCGGGATGTTCGCCGTGCCGCAGGAGCAGGTCCGGCGCATCCACGCCTCCAGCGGCACCACCGGCAAGGCCACCGTCGTCGGCTACACCGAGCAGGACATCGACACCTGGGCGACGGTGATGGCCCGGTCCATCCACGCCGCCGGCGGCCGGCCGGGGCACAAGGTGCACGTCGCCTACGGCTACGGCCTGTTCACCGGCGGGCTCGGCGCGCACTACGGCGCCGAAAAGCTGGGCTGCACCGTGATCCCGGCGTCCGGCGGCATGACGGCCCGCCAGGTGCAGCTCATCACCGACTTCAAGCCCGAGGTCATCATGGTCACGCCGT is a genomic window of Amycolatopsis lexingtonensis containing:
- the paaI gene encoding hydroxyphenylacetyl-CoA thioesterase PaaI; translation: MTNAAHTMFAADEASRALGIELVEAGDGRAVATMTITREMVNGHDIAHGGYVFLLADTAFACACNTHGPVTVAAGAEISFVAAGRLGDHLVATATERTRYGRNGIYDVTVHRETPAGPEVVAEFRGRSRTISAKRD